The following proteins are encoded in a genomic region of Lactiplantibacillus plantarum:
- the yidA gene encoding sugar-phosphatase, producing MSVKLIAIDMDGTLLNEHSELNPATVQAINAANAQGIKVVICTGRPLSGVTPFLKQLGIAGEDNYVITFNGSMVQTITGKIITGLTLSHDDYIDIETLSRRLNIHCHVESEDHIYTANRNISPYTVGESALVNMPIRFRTPEEMRPDLPIVKCMFIDHGPLLDAAIKQLPASFSKRFTIVRSEAYFLEFMNPAASKGNALATLTDHLNLTADEVMAIGDQGNDLSMLRYATNSVAMGNAIDEAKQIARYETKTNVEDGVAHAINTWALA from the coding sequence ATGTCAGTCAAGCTTATCGCCATCGATATGGACGGCACCTTACTCAATGAGCACAGCGAACTAAATCCCGCAACCGTTCAAGCGATTAACGCCGCTAACGCGCAAGGAATCAAAGTCGTCATTTGTACGGGACGGCCATTAAGTGGCGTCACGCCCTTTTTAAAGCAACTTGGAATCGCTGGTGAAGATAATTACGTCATTACTTTTAATGGCTCAATGGTTCAGACAATTACCGGTAAGATCATCACAGGACTTACCCTGTCACATGACGATTACATCGACATTGAAACGCTCAGCCGAAGACTCAATATCCATTGTCACGTTGAAAGTGAAGACCATATCTACACCGCCAATCGAAATATCAGCCCTTATACGGTCGGCGAAAGTGCACTCGTCAATATGCCGATTCGGTTCCGGACACCGGAAGAAATGCGCCCAGACTTACCAATCGTCAAGTGCATGTTCATCGATCACGGCCCACTACTGGATGCAGCCATCAAGCAATTACCAGCGTCATTCTCCAAGCGCTTTACCATTGTTCGCTCAGAAGCGTATTTCCTAGAATTCATGAATCCCGCCGCTAGCAAGGGTAACGCCCTAGCCACGTTGACCGACCATCTGAACTTAACTGCTGATGAAGTCATGGCGATTGGTGATCAAGGTAACGATTTGAGTATGCTGCGTTACGCAACCAACAGTGTTGCGATGGGTAACGCCATTGATGAGGCCAAGCAAATTGCCCGTTATGAAACCAAGACTAACGTTGAAGACGGGGTCGCACACGCCATTAACACTTGGGCACTCGCCTAA
- a CDS encoding YdcF family protein, protein MTPFYWGSLALASALTLQLTDRRHWLTGHLFLIAVIGILLSAYHRFSAQASPTWQFMLVGAKILAYTLLPIVILIVGISFVRYSYRLIRKEGWAFHYSLLAIVGGVLVIMLVLSVINLGVWHSRRLWQLLGLALLLTAYFAFSFIAYLLACVMTRLGRHRQIDYMIVLGAGLMPNGQPTRTLAYRLQTAAKYYRVQRARYHQPITIVVSGGQGPDEVMAESTAMRQYLVDQGVPRDAIQEENRSTSTIENLKFSHALIVRQQPFYRAVIVTSGYHVLRANIFARQLHLNLTGIGAHTPLYYLPFAMFREYLALIVMYRWANLVVVLGLAAYYVAALVRLI, encoded by the coding sequence ATGACACCGTTTTATTGGGGTAGTTTGGCCCTTGCTAGTGCGTTGACCTTGCAATTGACGGACCGGCGGCATTGGTTAACGGGACATCTTTTTTTGATTGCAGTCATTGGCATTTTGTTAAGCGCTTACCATCGATTCAGTGCGCAGGCAAGTCCTACTTGGCAATTCATGTTGGTCGGTGCAAAAATCTTGGCTTATACGTTGTTGCCAATTGTAATTTTGATTGTGGGCATTAGTTTTGTCAGGTATAGTTACCGATTGATTCGCAAGGAGGGCTGGGCGTTTCATTACAGCTTGCTAGCAATCGTCGGTGGTGTATTAGTCATAATGCTGGTCTTATCAGTAATCAACTTAGGAGTTTGGCATTCGCGACGCTTGTGGCAGTTATTAGGCCTAGCGTTATTATTGACGGCGTATTTTGCGTTCAGCTTTATCGCGTATCTATTAGCTTGCGTCATGACCCGACTAGGACGTCATCGACAGATCGATTATATGATCGTCTTAGGAGCAGGGTTGATGCCAAATGGGCAGCCAACGCGAACACTGGCATATCGGCTTCAGACGGCAGCGAAGTACTACCGGGTGCAACGGGCGCGTTATCATCAACCAATCACGATCGTTGTTTCTGGTGGTCAGGGGCCGGATGAGGTTATGGCGGAGAGTACCGCAATGCGGCAGTACTTAGTGGATCAAGGGGTCCCCCGTGATGCCATTCAAGAAGAAAATCGGTCAACGTCGACAATTGAAAATCTAAAATTTTCGCACGCATTAATTGTGCGGCAACAACCGTTTTATCGCGCCGTGATTGTCACGAGTGGCTATCACGTTTTACGGGCTAATATTTTTGCTCGGCAACTGCACCTGAACCTAACGGGAATCGGGGCGCATACGCCACTGTATTATTTACCGTTTGCTATGTTTCGGGAATACTTGGCCTTAATTGTGATGTATCGCTGGGCCAACTTAGTGGTGGTACTTGGTTTAGCGGCTTATTATGTCGCAGCGTTAGTTAGGTTAATTTAA